From Vicugna pacos chromosome 6, VicPac4, whole genome shotgun sequence, a single genomic window includes:
- the VRTN gene encoding vertnin, which translates to MTSREQLVQQVLQELQEAVESEGLEGLVGAALEAKEVLSSFAFPTCREGGPGPQVLEVDSVALSLYPEDAPRNMLPLVCKGEGSLLFEAASMLLWGDAGLSLELRARTVVEMLLHRHYYLQGMIDSKVMLQAVRYSLCSEESPEMTSLPSATLEAIFDADVKATCFPSSFSNVWHLYALASVLQRNIYSIYPMRNLKIRPYFNRVIRPRRCDHMPATLHIMWAGQPITSHLFRHQYFAPVVGLEEVEVESATTGLAPTPPALASLPPPAKTLELLNREPGLSYSHLCERYSVTKSTFYRWRRQSQEHRQKVATRFSAKHFLQDSFHHGGVVPLQQFLQRFPEISRSTYYAWKHELVGSGACQALASKEALAMEELEKLPEEQVTEGLGCSSPAASSPGMVLMQRAKLYLEHCISLNTLVPYRCFKRRFPGISRSTYYNWRRKALRRNPSFKPAPALSAAGVPQPASVGEKALPLCKDEAGEGAGKATGGGPPAPREFLPLRMPLSRWQRRLRRAARRQVLSGHLPFCRFRLRYPSLSPSTFWVWKSLARGCPRGLSKLHIQAPTLGKGGMQEAEEKQEKEAGRNVTAVMAPPAGTPQVAASSGEDPGKALGGPSREGALQEGAAAQGRPPSGSLTSHPVVAEAVGGGDGQVLVMDMLATTKFKAQAKLFLQKRFQSKSFPSYKEFSALFPLTARSTYYMWKRALYDGLTLVDG; encoded by the coding sequence ATGACATCTCGAGAGCAGCTGGTGCAGCAggtgctgcaggagctgcaggaggcaGTGGAGTCCGAGGGCCTGGAGGGTCTTGTTGGTGCTGCTCTGGAGGCCAAGGAGGTCCTGTCTTCCTTTGCTTTCCCCACCTGCCGGGAAGGAGGCCCTGGCCCCCAGGTGCTGGAGGTGGACTCAGTGGCCCTGAGCCTGTATCCAGAGGATGCTCCCCGGAACATGTTGCCGCTGGTGTGCAAGGGTGAGGGCAGCCTGCTGTTTGAGGCGGCCAGCATGCTGCTGTGGGGCGACGCAGGTCTCAGCCTGGAGCTGCGGGCCCGCACCGTGGTGGAGATGCTGTTGCACAGGCACTACTACCTCCAAGGCATGATCGACTCCAAGGTGATGCTGCAGGCTGTGCGCTATTCCCTGTGCTCTGAGGAGTCTCCCGAGATGACCAGCCTGCCGTCTGCCACGCTAGAGGCCATCTTTGATGCAGACGTCAAGGCCACCTGCTTTCCTAGCAGCTTCTCCAACGTGTGGCACTTGTATGCCCTCGCCTCTGTCCTTCAGCGCAACATCTACTCCATCTATCCCATGCGCAACCTCAAGATCCGGCCCTACTTTAACCGCGTCATTCGGCCCCGCCGCTGTGACCACATGCCTGCCACGCTGCACATCATGTGGGCTGGCCAGCCCATCACCAGCCACCTCTTCCGCCACCAGTACTTTGCCCCcgtggtggggctggaggaggtggaggttgaAAGTGCCACCACTGGGCTGGCCCCgactcctccagccctggcctcGCTGCCCCCGCCTGCCAAGACCCTGGAGCTGCTCAACCGGGAACCCGGCCTCAGCTATTCCCACCTCTGTGAACGCTACAGTGTCACCAAGAGCACCTTCTACCGCTGGCGGCGGCAGTCCCAGGAGCACCGGCAGAAGGTAGCCACCCGCTTCTCAGCCAAGCACTTCCTGCAGGACAGCTTCCACCACGGGGGCGTCGTGCCACTGCAGCAGTTCCTCCAGAGGTTCCCTGAGATCTCCCGCTCCACCTATTATGCCTGGAAGCACGAGCTCGTGGGCTCTGGCGCCTGCCAGGCCCTGGCCTCCAAGGAGGCTCTGGCGATGGAGGAGCTGGAGAAGCTGCCGGAGGAGCAGGTTACCGAGGGGCTGGGATGCTCCTCGCCGGCAGCGTCAAGCCCTGGAATGGTCTTAATGCAGCGGGCCAAGTTGTACCTGGAGCACTGCATCTCCCTGAATACACTGGTACCCTATCGCTGCTTCAAACGCAGGTTCCCTGGCATCTCCCGGTCCACCTACTACAACTGGCGCCGAAAGGCCCTCCGAAGGAACCCCAGCTTCAAGCCAGCACCAGCCCTCTCAGCGGCCGGGGTGCCTCAGCCAGCATCTGTTGGGGAGAAGGCCTTACCCCTTTGCAAGgatgaggcaggagagggggcagggaaAGCAACAGGTGGGGGACCACCCGCCCCCCGGGAGTTCTTGCCTCTGAGGATGCCCCTGTCCCGCTGGCAGAGGCGTCTGCGCAGGGCAGCCCGCAGGCAGGTGCTGAGTGGGCACCTCCCCTTCTGTCGCTTCCGTCTCCGCTATCCAAGCCTGTCACCCTCCACCTTTTGGGTCTGGAAGAGTCTTGCCCGGGGTTGTCCCAGAGGCCTGTCCAAGCTCCATATACAGGCCCCCACTTTGGGCAAAGGGGGCatgcaggaggcagaggagaagcAGGAGAAAGAAGCTGGCAGGAATGTGACAGCTGTCATGGCCCCACCTGCAGGGACCCCACAGGTGGCAGCTTCTTCAGGAGAGGATCCTGGGAAGGCCCTGGGAGGGCCTTCCAGAGAGGGGGCCCTGCAAGAAGGGGCTGCGGCCCAGGGCCGGCCCCCCAGTGGGTCTCTGACCAGCCATCCTGTGGTGGCAGAGGCAGTGGGTGGCGGAGACGGCCAGGTGCTGGTGATGGACATGCTCGCCACCACAAAGTTCAAGGCCCAGGCCAAGCTGTTCCTGCAGAAGCGCTTTCAGTCCAAGAGCTTCCCCTCCTACAAGGAGTTCAGTGCTCTCTTTCCCCTCACTGCCCGCTCTACCTACTACATGTGGAAGCGTGCCCTCTATGATGGCCTCACCCTGGTCGATGGCTGA